From Pseudomonas sp. FP2335, the proteins below share one genomic window:
- a CDS encoding class I SAM-dependent methyltransferase, whose protein sequence is MNPDALATLHAHLLDALATPPDETRRLFHGRGRCWPGLEQLTVDWLQGVILVALFKEPEPAQLEALKQLLRTQLSAYTVALQHRYLPQSTTEWLVGSPIDELTITEGGLRYLIDLGKKQNSGLFLDMRYGRNWVREHAKGQRILNLFAYTCGFSVAAIEGGADHVVNLDMARGALSRGRDNHRLNGHDLSQVTFLGHDLFKSWAKVTNSGPYDLVIIDPPSFQKGSFLLTKDYQRVLRRLPDLLTAQGTVLACMNDPAFGEDFLIDGVTREAPGLRFVERLENPPEFPDIDAQSGLKALVFRQG, encoded by the coding sequence ATGAACCCAGACGCACTCGCTACCCTGCACGCCCACCTGCTCGACGCCTTGGCGACCCCACCAGACGAAACCCGGCGCCTGTTCCACGGCCGCGGGCGCTGCTGGCCGGGCCTGGAGCAACTGACGGTGGACTGGCTGCAAGGCGTGATACTGGTCGCATTGTTCAAGGAGCCGGAACCGGCCCAGTTGGAAGCCCTGAAACAGTTGCTGCGAACGCAGTTGAGTGCCTACACCGTGGCGCTGCAACACCGCTACCTGCCGCAAAGCACCACCGAATGGCTGGTGGGCAGCCCCATCGACGAGTTGACCATCACCGAAGGCGGCCTGCGTTATTTGATCGACCTGGGTAAAAAGCAGAACAGCGGGCTGTTCCTCGACATGCGCTACGGCCGCAATTGGGTGCGCGAACACGCCAAGGGCCAGCGCATCCTCAACCTGTTTGCCTACACCTGCGGCTTCTCCGTGGCCGCCATCGAAGGCGGCGCCGACCATGTGGTGAACCTGGACATGGCCCGTGGCGCCCTCAGCCGTGGCCGTGACAACCATCGCCTGAACGGTCATGACCTGAGCCAGGTCACGTTCCTGGGCCACGATCTGTTCAAGTCCTGGGCCAAGGTCACCAACAGTGGCCCCTATGACTTGGTGATCATCGATCCGCCGTCGTTCCAGAAAGGCAGTTTCCTGCTGACCAAGGACTACCAACGCGTGCTGCGCCGCCTGCCGGACTTGCTCACAGCCCAGGGTACGGTGCTGGCGTGCATGAACGACCCGGCCTTCGGCGAAGACTTCCTGATCGACGGTGTGACCCGTGAGGCACCGGGGCTGCGATTTGTCGAACGCCTGGAAAACCCGCCGGAATTTCCGGATATTGACGCGCAAAGTGGTCTCAAGGCGCTGGTGTTCCGCCAGGGTTGA
- a CDS encoding UPF0149 family protein, whose product MHAQPLSPAEFDFIEDTLQKYGDDHSVLNLAELDGYFTALVSSPTQVDVAEWFPAIWGGQNPAWDNMDEAQRFLELCVRHINTLAGQLATDATGFKARFDDTEHQGQTVTLAEEWCFGYIRGAAIGNWPALPAPQAAELEKISWCAEQDNFELPADLDVAAHQQRVSQIEPAARALHDYWLSQR is encoded by the coding sequence ATGCACGCCCAACCCCTCTCCCCGGCCGAATTCGACTTTATCGAAGACACCCTGCAAAAGTACGGCGACGACCATTCGGTGCTAAACCTCGCCGAACTGGACGGTTACTTCACGGCACTGGTGTCGAGCCCGACCCAGGTGGACGTGGCCGAGTGGTTCCCGGCGATCTGGGGCGGCCAGAATCCCGCGTGGGACAACATGGACGAGGCGCAACGCTTCCTTGAACTGTGCGTCCGCCACATCAACACCCTGGCCGGGCAACTGGCGACCGATGCGACGGGCTTCAAGGCCCGCTTTGACGACACCGAACACCAAGGGCAAACGGTGACCCTCGCCGAGGAATGGTGCTTTGGTTATATCCGTGGCGCCGCCATCGGCAACTGGCCCGCGCTGCCAGCACCACAGGCCGCCGAACTGGAAAAAATCTCCTGGTGCGCCGAACAGGACAATTTCGAACTGCCAGCCGACCTGGATGTGGCAGCGCACCAGCAGCGCGTCAGCCAGATCGAACCGGCGGCGCGGGCGCTGCACGATTACTGGCTCAGCCAGCGCTAA
- the pcsA gene encoding phosphatidylcholine synthase yields the protein MITTLHVARLKAWGAHGFTATGVVLAFLATLALLENSPKACLLWLGLALVVDGVDGSLARRVNVSTVLPSFDGSVLDLVIDYLTYVFIPALFIYRYIDLPDFTHLFTVSVILVSSLFCFCNVNMKSKDNYFVGFPAAWNVVALCVYIIQPDAWVTLLTVIGLALLTVTPMKFLHPFRVKRFMPINIAVTTIWLLCSFLMVVDYPNTNPWTFGLWSLMSAYFLGICIWRTALEWLDKRHG from the coding sequence GTGATAACGACCCTGCATGTAGCCAGACTCAAAGCCTGGGGCGCCCACGGCTTTACCGCCACCGGCGTGGTACTGGCTTTTCTGGCCACCCTGGCGCTGCTGGAAAATTCCCCCAAGGCCTGCCTGCTGTGGCTGGGCCTGGCGCTGGTGGTCGATGGCGTCGACGGTTCCCTGGCGCGCAGGGTCAATGTCAGCACGGTGTTGCCGAGCTTTGACGGCTCGGTGCTGGACCTGGTGATCGATTACCTCACCTACGTGTTCATCCCCGCGCTGTTTATCTACCGCTATATCGACCTGCCGGACTTTACCCACCTGTTCACCGTGTCGGTGATCCTGGTGTCGTCGTTGTTCTGCTTCTGCAACGTCAACATGAAGAGCAAGGACAACTACTTCGTCGGCTTCCCCGCCGCCTGGAACGTGGTGGCGCTGTGTGTGTACATCATCCAGCCGGATGCCTGGGTCACCTTGCTCACCGTGATCGGCCTGGCCCTGCTGACCGTGACGCCGATGAAGTTCTTGCACCCGTTCCGCGTGAAGCGGTTCATGCCGATCAATATCGCAGTGACCACCATCTGGTTGCTGTGCAGCTTCTTGATGGTGGTGGATTATCCGAACACCAACCCGTGGACGTTTGGGTTGTGGTCGCTGATGTCGGCGTACTTTCTGGGGATTTGTATCTGGCGCACGGCCTTGGAATGGTTGGATAAACGTCACGGCTGA
- a CDS encoding crotonase/enoyl-CoA hydratase family protein, whose amino-acid sequence MSEYQAFVVELSGNVAHVQINRPEKINAMNAVFWTEIIDIFQWIEDTDAVRAVVLSGAGKHFSSGIDLMMLASVANEFGKDVGRNARLLRRKILELQASFNAVDNCRKPVLAAIQGYCIGGAIDLISACDMRYAAEGAQFSIKEIDIGMAADVGTLQRLPRIIGDGMLRELAYTGRQFGAEEARSIGLVNRVYADQESLLAGVMEIAREIAAKSPIAVTGTKAMISYMRDHTVNDGLEYVATWNAAMLQSNDLRVAIAAHMSKQKPEFVD is encoded by the coding sequence ATGTCCGAATATCAAGCTTTCGTTGTCGAACTCAGCGGCAATGTTGCCCATGTGCAGATCAACCGCCCGGAAAAGATCAACGCGATGAACGCGGTGTTCTGGACCGAGATCATCGACATCTTCCAGTGGATCGAAGACACCGACGCGGTACGCGCCGTGGTACTGAGCGGTGCCGGCAAGCATTTCTCCTCGGGGATCGACTTGATGATGCTGGCCTCGGTGGCCAACGAGTTCGGTAAGGACGTGGGCCGCAATGCGCGTCTGCTGCGGCGCAAGATCCTCGAACTGCAAGCCTCGTTCAACGCCGTCGACAACTGCCGCAAACCCGTGCTGGCGGCGATCCAGGGTTACTGCATCGGCGGCGCCATCGACCTGATCAGCGCCTGCGACATGCGCTACGCCGCCGAGGGCGCGCAATTTTCGATCAAGGAAATCGACATCGGCATGGCCGCCGACGTCGGCACCCTGCAACGCTTGCCGCGCATTATCGGCGACGGCATGTTGCGTGAGCTGGCCTACACTGGGCGCCAGTTCGGCGCCGAAGAGGCGCGCAGCATCGGCCTGGTCAACCGCGTTTACGCCGATCAGGAAAGCCTGCTGGCCGGTGTGATGGAGATCGCCCGTGAAATCGCCGCTAAGTCGCCGATTGCGGTGACCGGCACCAAAGCCATGATCAGCTACATGCGTGACCATACAGTCAATGATGGCTTGGAATACGTTGCCACCTGGAACGCGGCTATGTTGCAATCCAACGACCTGCGCGTGGCCATCGCGGCCCATATGAGCAAGCAGAAACCCGAATTCGTGGATTGA
- a CDS encoding LysR family transcriptional regulator, with amino-acid sequence MPDLNLLITLDVLLAEGSVAGAAKRLRLSPSAMSRALARLRETTGDPLLVRAGRGLVPTPRALQLREQVSQLVQDAHAVLRPLQSLDLASVERTFTLRTSEEFVENVGPALLARIAREAPGVRLRFVNKTDKDSALLREGSVDLETGVVDPAGSPEVLTQALFRDRLIGVVRSGHPLSQGDVSVQRYAEGQHVYVSRRGQDRGQIDAALEGLGLARQISTIVAGFATAIALARSTDLIASVPERYTLHQRQGLHSFALPLSLPTFTVAMLWHPRLDADLAHRWLRGCLREVCGQQQV; translated from the coding sequence ATGCCCGATCTGAATCTGTTGATCACCCTGGACGTGTTGCTCGCTGAAGGCAGCGTTGCCGGTGCAGCCAAGCGCCTGCGCCTGAGCCCCTCCGCCATGAGCCGTGCATTGGCGCGCCTGCGGGAAACCACCGGCGACCCGTTGCTGGTGCGCGCCGGGCGTGGCCTGGTGCCGACGCCGCGTGCGCTGCAGTTGCGCGAACAGGTCAGCCAACTGGTGCAGGACGCCCATGCCGTACTGCGGCCCTTGCAAAGCCTGGACTTGGCCTCTGTCGAGCGCACCTTTACCTTGCGCACCAGCGAGGAGTTCGTCGAAAACGTCGGCCCGGCGCTGCTCGCACGGATTGCCCGCGAGGCTCCCGGCGTGCGCCTGCGTTTCGTCAACAAGACCGACAAGGACAGTGCGTTGCTGCGCGAAGGCAGCGTCGACCTGGAAACCGGCGTGGTCGACCCCGCCGGCAGCCCGGAAGTGCTGACCCAGGCGTTGTTCCGCGACCGTTTGATTGGCGTGGTGCGCAGTGGGCATCCACTGAGCCAGGGCGACGTCAGCGTGCAGCGTTACGCCGAAGGCCAACATGTTTACGTCTCCCGTCGCGGACAGGACCGTGGGCAGATCGACGCTGCCCTCGAAGGCCTGGGCCTGGCCCGGCAGATCAGCACCATCGTTGCCGGTTTCGCCACCGCCATCGCCCTGGCCCGCAGCACCGATCTGATCGCCAGCGTGCCCGAGCGCTACACCCTGCACCAACGCCAAGGCTTGCACAGCTTTGCGCTGCCATTGAGCCTGCCGACGTTTACCGTGGCCATGCTCTGGCACCCGCGCCTGGACGCCGACCTGGCCCATCGCTGGTTGCGTGGATGTTTGCGTGAGGTGTGCGGACAGCAACAGGTATAA
- a CDS encoding MFS transporter → MQTSSRGALFSLSLSMLLASLGTSIANVGLPSLALAFEASFQAVQWVVIAYLLAITAVIVSAGRLGDRLGRGRLLLAGLLVFAAACGLCGMAPTLPWLIAARVLQGLGAAVMMAMTLGMVGDTVSKERTGRVMGLLGTLSAVGTAMGPSLGGVLLSLWNWRALFVLGVPLGLLAAALAWRYLPMKKGVRPGGPFWSALGTPGLRSGLARSTLVSAVMMATFVVGPFYLSRGLGLAPGWMGLVMAVGPCVAAVTGVPAGHLTDRFGSPPMTLAGLGIMAVGALSLALAAGLPAYLGALVLLTTGYSLFQAANNTAVMRDVDGARRGTVSGLLNLSRNIGLIVGASGLGAVFAWATPDVIRATPQAVAFGLHSTFGVAVGLILLAAGIRHKY, encoded by the coding sequence ATGCAGACCTCTTCACGCGGCGCACTGTTCAGCCTGTCACTGTCCATGTTGCTGGCCTCCCTTGGCACCAGCATCGCCAATGTCGGCCTGCCCAGCCTGGCGCTGGCGTTCGAGGCGTCGTTCCAGGCAGTGCAGTGGGTTGTCATCGCGTATCTGCTGGCGATCACGGCGGTGATTGTCAGCGCCGGGCGCCTGGGGGATCGACTTGGGCGCGGGCGGCTGTTGCTGGCTGGCTTGCTGGTGTTCGCGGCGGCCTGCGGGCTTTGCGGCATGGCGCCCACCCTGCCCTGGCTGATCGCCGCGCGGGTGCTGCAAGGCTTGGGCGCCGCGGTCATGATGGCGATGACCCTGGGTATGGTCGGTGACACCGTCAGCAAGGAACGCACCGGCCGGGTGATGGGTTTGCTCGGCACGCTCTCGGCCGTCGGCACCGCCATGGGCCCCAGCCTCGGCGGTGTGTTGTTGAGCCTGTGGAACTGGCGCGCGCTGTTTGTGCTTGGCGTGCCATTGGGCCTGTTGGCGGCCGCGCTCGCCTGGCGGTATCTACCGATGAAGAAAGGGGTACGTCCAGGCGGGCCATTCTGGTCGGCACTCGGAACCCCCGGCCTGCGTTCGGGCCTGGCGCGGAGCACGCTGGTATCGGCGGTGATGATGGCGACGTTTGTGGTCGGTCCGTTCTACTTGTCCCGTGGCCTGGGGCTCGCGCCGGGCTGGATGGGCCTGGTGATGGCGGTCGGGCCGTGTGTCGCCGCCGTCACCGGCGTACCGGCGGGCCACCTCACCGACCGTTTCGGCAGCCCGCCCATGACCCTCGCCGGGCTCGGCATCATGGCCGTGGGGGCGCTGTCACTCGCGCTGGCCGCCGGGCTGCCGGCCTACTTGGGCGCGCTGGTCTTGCTAACGACGGGTTACAGCCTGTTCCAGGCCGCCAATAACACCGCAGTGATGCGCGATGTGGACGGCGCGCGCCGGGGCACGGTATCGGGGCTGCTGAACCTGTCGCGCAATATCGGCTTGATTGTCGGCGCCTCGGGCCTGGGTGCGGTGTTCGCCTGGGCCACGCCGGATGTGATCCGCGCCACCCCGCAGGCCGTGGCTTTTGGCCTGCACAGCACCTTTGGCGTGGCGGTGGGCCTGATCCTGCTGGCGGCAGGAATACGACACAAATATTGA
- a CDS encoding GNAT family N-acetyltransferase encodes MFSLTRYTTPCPESINGQILQLVVDNLTDISSVALPPSNLLYNIYQYAIGFEVHLYLEALNGAKGIAVELVVATDAQDPEKVIGFVLYLPVKDDPEACGIAFMAVRQGCRRQGVARGMVGEVLARYPHAELACAVEKVPAFEAMGFQVRGARDTQVLMNTRDYATDGLMGVVEVAPIYSSLEVRQIHTYLLQKHGKRAMVDAEKQRDRHLDQLARKVQVFLRGRG; translated from the coding sequence ATGTTCAGCCTTACCCGCTACACCACACCGTGCCCGGAGTCCATCAATGGCCAGATCCTGCAACTGGTGGTGGACAACCTCACCGACATCAGCAGCGTGGCACTGCCACCGAGCAACTTGCTCTACAACATCTACCAGTACGCCATCGGCTTTGAGGTGCACCTGTACCTGGAAGCCTTGAACGGTGCGAAGGGGATTGCGGTTGAACTGGTCGTGGCCACCGATGCCCAGGACCCGGAAAAGGTGATCGGCTTTGTGTTGTATTTGCCGGTCAAGGACGACCCCGAGGCGTGCGGCATTGCGTTCATGGCAGTGCGGCAGGGTTGCCGACGCCAGGGCGTGGCGCGCGGCATGGTGGGCGAGGTGCTTGCGCGCTATCCCCACGCCGAGCTGGCCTGCGCGGTGGAAAAGGTGCCGGCCTTCGAAGCCATGGGCTTCCAGGTGCGCGGCGCACGCGACACCCAGGTGCTGATGAATACCCGCGATTACGCGACCGACGGGCTGATGGGCGTGGTGGAAGTGGCGCCTATCTACAGCTCGCTTGAGGTGCGGCAGATTCACACCTACCTGCTGCAAAAACACGGCAAGCGCGCGATGGTCGATGCCGAGAAGCAGCGCGACCGTCACCTTGATCAACTGGCGCGCAAGGTGCAGGTGTTTTTGCGGGGGCGGGGCTGA
- a CDS encoding TSUP family transporter has translation MPFELSVDLTTLAILAAVAFVAGFIDAIAGGGGLLTTPALLTAGMPPHLVLGTNKLSSTFGSATASFTFYRRKLFHPRQWVHAIVGTFIGALTGAVVAHYLPAETLNKMLPVIVFGCGLYLLFGGTPKAPLEADAPIKKKWQSTQGFGLGFYDGVAGPGTGAFWTVSTLLMYPVDLVKASGVARSMNFVSNAAALSVFIFNGTVDWIVGLTMGICVMFGAFFGARSAISGGAKFIRPVFITVVLGLTVRLAWQHWFSVA, from the coding sequence ATGCCCTTCGAACTCAGCGTTGACCTCACCACCCTCGCCATTCTCGCCGCCGTGGCCTTCGTCGCCGGTTTTATCGACGCCATCGCTGGCGGCGGCGGCCTGCTCACTACCCCGGCCCTGCTCACCGCGGGCATGCCACCGCATCTGGTACTGGGCACCAACAAGCTCAGTTCCACCTTCGGCTCGGCTACCGCCAGCTTTACCTTCTACCGCCGTAAGCTGTTTCACCCGCGCCAGTGGGTACACGCCATTGTCGGCACCTTCATCGGCGCACTGACCGGCGCGGTGGTCGCCCACTACCTGCCAGCCGAAACCCTGAACAAGATGCTGCCGGTGATCGTCTTCGGTTGTGGCCTGTACCTATTGTTCGGCGGCACGCCCAAGGCGCCGCTGGAAGCCGACGCACCGATAAAGAAGAAGTGGCAATCCACCCAGGGTTTCGGCCTGGGCTTCTACGACGGCGTGGCCGGCCCCGGCACCGGCGCGTTCTGGACCGTCAGCACCCTGCTGATGTACCCCGTCGACCTGGTGAAGGCCAGCGGCGTGGCGCGCAGCATGAACTTCGTCAGCAACGCGGCGGCACTCTCGGTGTTTATCTTCAACGGCACGGTGGACTGGATCGTCGGCCTGACCATGGGCATCTGCGTGATGTTCGGCGCATTCTTTGGCGCTCGCAGCGCGATCAGCGGCGGCGCCAAATTCATTCGCCCGGTGTTTATCACCGTGGTCCTGGGCCTGACCGTGCGCCTAGCCTGGCAGCACTGGTTCAGCGTGGCCTAA
- the nudC gene encoding NAD(+) diphosphatase: MTPGWITTTLLDNDTPGGWAVARSREGFLHDSNGPLFPREWLKRQDVSVFAEHGIGHLDGEPVYLLELNAPVDVPGCSWQGLRGFMLQGDHRLYKVLGYAAQIGTWAREHRFCGSCGQAMAQVPRERAMFCQACDLRSYPRISPSMIVLVTRGDEILLARSPRFVSGVYSTLAGFAEPGESAEDCLIREVREEVQVEVKNIQYMGSQCWPFPHSMMLGFHAEYAGGDIVPQADEIEDAQWFNIHNLPPLPASRSIARYLIDLYLARRLGHAEPVLPG; encoded by the coding sequence ATGACCCCAGGCTGGATTACCACCACACTGCTGGACAACGACACCCCTGGCGGCTGGGCCGTCGCCCGCAGCCGCGAGGGCTTTTTGCATGACAGCAATGGCCCGCTGTTCCCCCGGGAATGGCTCAAGCGCCAGGATGTGTCGGTGTTTGCCGAACACGGCATCGGCCACCTCGACGGCGAGCCGGTGTACCTGCTGGAACTCAACGCCCCCGTCGACGTGCCGGGGTGCAGTTGGCAGGGCCTGCGCGGCTTTATGCTGCAAGGTGATCACAGGCTGTACAAAGTGCTGGGCTACGCCGCGCAGATCGGCACCTGGGCGCGGGAACACCGGTTTTGCGGGAGTTGCGGCCAGGCCATGGCCCAGGTGCCACGGGAGCGGGCGATGTTCTGCCAGGCTTGCGACCTGCGCAGCTACCCACGGATTTCGCCGAGCATGATCGTGCTGGTGACCCGTGGCGACGAGATCCTGCTGGCGCGCTCGCCGCGCTTCGTCAGTGGTGTCTACAGCACCCTGGCGGGCTTTGCCGAGCCGGGTGAGTCGGCCGAAGACTGCCTGATCCGCGAGGTGCGCGAGGAAGTGCAGGTGGAGGTCAAGAACATCCAGTACATGGGCAGCCAATGCTGGCCGTTCCCCCATTCGATGATGCTGGGCTTTCATGCCGAATACGCCGGTGGCGACATCGTGCCCCAAGCCGACGAGATCGAAGATGCGCAATGGTTCAATATCCATAACCTGCCGCCGTTGCCGGCGTCACGTTCGATTGCGCGCTACCTGATCGACCTCTACCTGGCGCGGCGCTTAGGCCACGCTGAACCAGTGCTGCCAGGCTAG
- the aroA gene encoding 3-phosphoshikimate 1-carboxyvinyltransferase, with protein sequence MSSQKTVTVTPPNFPLNGKVAPPGSKSITNRALLLAALAKGTSRLSGALKSDDTRHMSVALRQMGVSIDEPDDTTFVVTSSGKLQLPTQPLFLGNAGTAMRFLSAAVATVEGTVVLTGDDYMQKRPIGPLLATLRANGIAVDSPTGCPPVTVHGVGKVQAKRFEIDGGLSSQYVSALLMLAACGDAPIEVALTGKDIGARGYVDLTLDCMRAFGARIEEVNDTTWRVAATGYCAHDYLIEPDASAATYLWAAEVLTGGRIDIGVAAQDFTQPDAKAQAVIAQFPNMQATVVGSQMQDAIPTLAVLAAFNNTPVRFTELANLRVKECDRVQALHDGLNEIRPGLATIEGDDLLVASDPALAGTSCDALIDTHADHRIAMCFALAGLKVAGIRIQDPDCVAKTYPDYWKALGSLGVQLSD encoded by the coding sequence TTGAGTTCGCAGAAAACCGTGACCGTTACACCGCCCAATTTCCCCCTCAATGGCAAGGTCGCGCCCCCCGGCTCCAAATCCATTACCAACCGCGCCCTGTTGCTGGCGGCCCTGGCCAAGGGCACCAGCCGCCTGAGCGGCGCGCTGAAGAGCGATGACACCCGCCATATGTCGGTGGCCCTGCGCCAGATGGGCGTGAGCATCGACGAGCCGGACGACACCACCTTTGTCGTCACCAGCTCCGGCAAGCTGCAACTGCCGACGCAACCGCTGTTCCTCGGCAATGCCGGCACCGCGATGCGCTTTCTGAGCGCCGCCGTCGCCACCGTGGAAGGCACCGTGGTGCTGACCGGCGACGACTACATGCAAAAACGCCCGATCGGCCCGCTGCTGGCGACCCTTCGCGCAAACGGCATCGCGGTCGACAGCCCGACCGGCTGCCCGCCAGTGACCGTGCACGGCGTGGGCAAGGTGCAGGCCAAGCGCTTCGAGATCGACGGCGGCCTGTCCAGCCAGTACGTCTCGGCCCTGCTGATGCTCGCCGCCTGCGGCGACGCCCCGATTGAAGTGGCGTTGACCGGCAAGGACATCGGTGCCCGTGGCTACGTCGACCTGACCCTCGATTGCATGCGGGCCTTCGGCGCCCGGATCGAAGAAGTCAACGACACCACCTGGCGCGTGGCTGCGACCGGCTACTGCGCCCACGATTACCTGATCGAACCGGACGCGTCCGCCGCCACCTACCTGTGGGCCGCCGAAGTGCTGACTGGCGGGCGCATCGACATCGGCGTCGCCGCCCAGGACTTCACCCAACCGGACGCCAAGGCCCAGGCCGTGATCGCCCAGTTCCCAAACATGCAGGCCACGGTGGTCGGCTCGCAGATGCAGGACGCGATCCCGACCCTCGCGGTACTCGCAGCGTTCAACAACACCCCGGTGCGCTTCACCGAGCTGGCCAACCTGCGCGTCAAGGAATGTGACCGCGTGCAAGCCCTGCATGACGGCCTCAATGAGATCCGCCCGGGCCTGGCGACCATCGAAGGCGACGACCTGCTCGTAGCCAGCGATCCGGCACTGGCCGGTACCTCGTGCGATGCGTTGATCGACACCCACGCCGACCACCGCATCGCCATGTGTTTTGCCCTGGCCGGGTTGAAAGTCGCGGGCATCCGCATTCAGGACCCCGACTGCGTGGCCAAGACCTATCCTGACTACTGGAAGGCCCTGGGCAGTCTTGGGGTCCAGCTCAGCGACTGA
- a CDS encoding TetR/AcrR family transcriptional regulator — MSSHESPAPRRRLSREDRLRQLLDVAWQLVRDEGTDALTLGRLAELAGVTKPVVYDHFVTRAGLLAALYEDFDGRQNQLFAEAIEASNATLEDRAWVIASSYVDCVLLQGREIPGVIAALSSSPELESLKRQYEAIFLDKCRDALSPFAPGGCVSQAGLRAMLGAAEALSQAAASAEISREEAQQELLATIMAMVNRRSVSPVPPLSKPR; from the coding sequence ATGTCAAGCCATGAATCCCCTGCCCCACGTCGCCGCCTGTCGCGCGAAGATCGCCTGCGCCAGCTGTTGGATGTGGCCTGGCAACTGGTGCGCGATGAAGGTACCGACGCCCTGACCCTGGGCCGCCTCGCGGAACTCGCGGGGGTGACCAAGCCGGTGGTCTACGACCACTTTGTCACCCGCGCCGGGTTGCTCGCCGCGCTGTATGAAGACTTTGATGGGCGCCAGAATCAGCTGTTTGCCGAGGCTATCGAGGCGAGCAACGCGACACTGGAGGACCGCGCGTGGGTGATTGCCTCGTCCTACGTCGATTGCGTGTTATTGCAGGGCCGCGAAATTCCAGGGGTGATCGCCGCGCTGAGCAGTTCACCCGAGCTGGAAAGCCTCAAGCGCCAGTACGAGGCGATTTTTCTGGATAAATGCCGCGACGCGCTGTCGCCGTTTGCGCCCGGCGGGTGTGTGTCCCAGGCCGGATTGCGCGCCATGCTGGGGGCGGCGGAAGCGCTGTCCCAGGCGGCGGCCAGTGCTGAAATCAGCCGGGAAGAGGCGCAGCAGGAGCTGTTGGCGACGATCATGGCGATGGTGAATCGGCGATCTGTATCGCCAGTGCCGCCGCTTTCGAAGCCTCGCTGA
- a CDS encoding NAD(P)H-dependent oxidoreductase, with translation MHALIVVAHHDPQSLTHSIAVQAAAGLTAAGHTHEIADLAAEGFDPRYGAADQRVHRSRAEPPADVLAEQARIDRADALILAFPIYWWSLPGLLKGWIDRVFVNGWAIDYGPDKPVVKKLRHLHVHLLAVGAADESAFERHGYAKAMRTQIDHGIFDYCGAKVLTSELMLESESGTAQAHLNTARAIGQRLFQGETVVG, from the coding sequence ATGCACGCTCTGATCGTTGTTGCCCATCACGACCCGCAATCCCTCACCCATAGCATCGCTGTGCAAGCCGCAGCGGGGCTGACCGCCGCCGGTCACACCCATGAGATCGCCGACCTCGCCGCCGAGGGTTTCGACCCACGTTACGGCGCTGCCGACCAGCGCGTGCATCGCAGCCGCGCCGAGCCGCCTGCCGATGTGCTGGCCGAACAGGCGCGTATCGACCGTGCCGATGCGCTGATACTGGCGTTTCCGATCTACTGGTGGTCGCTGCCGGGCTTGCTCAAAGGCTGGATCGACCGCGTGTTCGTCAACGGCTGGGCGATTGATTACGGTCCGGATAAACCAGTGGTGAAAAAGCTGCGGCACTTGCACGTGCACTTGCTGGCCGTCGGTGCGGCGGATGAAAGCGCATTTGAGCGCCACGGTTACGCCAAGGCCATGCGCACGCAGATCGACCATGGGATTTTTGATTACTGCGGGGCGAAGGTGCTGACCTCTGAGCTGATGCTGGAGTCGGAAAGCGGCACCGCGCAGGCGCACCTGAACACCGCCCGGGCGATCGGGCAGCGGCTGTTCCAAGGGGAAACCGTGGTGGGTTGA